The genomic window TACCCCTATGCCTGGGTGTTCTTTGTGCCCTTCATCATGGTGACCACCTTTGCGGTGGTGAACCTGCTGGTCGGTCTGATCGTGAATTCGATGCAGGATGCCCATGCGGAAGAAAGCAACGCCGCGACAGATGCCTATCGTGACGAGGTTCTGATCCGCCTGAAGGCGATTGAGGATCGGCTGCAAGGGCGTGATGAGACCGATCAGCCGGAGTAAGGCCCCATTCGGATCAGTGTATTATCAATCCAGCACCGACTGAATTTCGATCTGATAGCCTTCGGGGTCGTTGAAGGCAAAGGCGCGAATGCCCAGATCGGTATTGCTCCATGTCGGGATCAACCCGTCCACGCCATGGCTTTCGATCCAGTCGAACCAGGCGTCAACATCGGGCACGCGGATGCAGATCTGTACCGGTTTCTGATCTGATGCGCGTTGCATGCCCCGGCTTTCATCGACCAGCCCCACATGAGCCTGCCCTGCAATCCGGTAGATTTTGCACCAGCCCTGATCAATCGCCAGTTCCAGCCCCAGAACGGTTTCATAAAACGCCATGGCGCGGGGCAGATCGCGGAAATAGATGAAGGTGATCGCCAGCTCGGCAGCCCCGTCCGGGCGCGAAACAGTGGCAGGGTCAGTCATGTCAGAACTCTCCAATACAGTGATTGGGGGGACGGTACAGATGCGGCCCGGGCTGTCAATGACCGGGCCTCTGTCGCGTGGCTGCGGGATGTGTGGTCTCGCTGCCTCAGGCGCGTTTGCCGATCACATCGACACCCAGGGTTTGCAGCACCTTCGCCTCGATATCGCCTGCATTCATCGCGGCCACGGCATACATGTCATGCGGGCTGGCCTGATCAATGAAGATATCCGGCAGCACCATCGAGCGGTATTTGAAACCGGTATCAAACACGCCCTGTTCGGCCAGAAGCTGCGCCACATGGGAGCCGAAACCGCCAATCGCGCCTTCCTCGATGGTGATCAGCGCCTCGTGATGGCGGGCCAGTTGCAGGATCAGCGTCTCATCCAGCGGTTTGGCAAACCGCGCATCGGCGATGGTGGGTGTGATGCCCCGGGCTGCCAGCGCTTCGGCCGCGTCCTGAACCTCTTTCAGCCGCGTTCCGAAAGACAGAATGGCCACCCGGTTGCCCTCGGCAATCATCCGGCCCTTGCCGATTTCAAGCATGTCGCCCCGGGCGGGCATCTCGACCCCCACGCCTTCCCCACGGGGGAAGCGGAAGGCCGAGGGCGCATCTTCAATCGCGCGGGCGGTGGCCACCATATGTATCAGCTCCGCCTCATCGGCGGCGGCCATCACGATAAACCCGGGCAGGTTGGACAGATAGGCGACATCATAGCTGCCCGCATGGGTCGCGCCATCGGCCCCCACCAGACCGGCGCGGTCAATGGCAAAGCGCACCGGCAGGCGTTGCAGCGCCACGTCATGCACAACCTGGTCATAGCCCCGTTGCAGGAAGGTGGAATAGAGCGCGCAGAACGGTTTCAACCCGCCCGCCGCCATCCCGGCAGAGAAGGTGACCGCATGCTGTTCGGCAATGCCCACATCGAAACAGCGGTTCGGGAACCGTTCGGCAAAAAGGTTCAGCCCGGTGCCATCGGGCATTGCGGCGGTCACCGCGGTGATCAGCGGGTCGTCCTCCGCCTCGGCAATCAGGGTCTGGGCAAAGACCTTTGTATAGGACGGCGCGTTTGACGGGGCTTTGGTCTGTTCCCCGGTCACCACATCGAATTTCGCCGTGGCATGGCCCTTGTCGGCGCGGCCTTCGGCATGGTGGTAGCCTTTGCCCTTCTCGGTGATCGTATGGATCAGGATCGGCCCGTCGGCCCGCGCCTTGACCGTGCGCAGAACCGCCAGAACCTGCTCCATATCATGGCCATCAATCGGCCCGACATAAGAGAACCCAAGCTCTTCAAACAGGGTGCCGCCCACGGTGGCGGATTTCAGCAATTCCTTGGCCCGGCGCGCACCTTCCTGCAACGGTTCCGGCAAAAGCGAGACCGCACCCTTGGCCGCCGCTTTCAGCTCCTGAAACGGGGCGCCGGCATACAGACGGGACAGGTAGGAAGACATCGCGCCGGTGGGGGGGGCGATGCTCATCTCATTGTCGTTCAGAATGACGATCAGGCGTTTGCCCAGATGGCCCGCATTGTTCATCGCCTCATAGGCCATGCCCGCAGACAGGGCGCCGTCGCCGATCACCGCGATTGCATCGCCCAGCCCATGTTCCGGCGTGCCGCCCAGATCACGGGCCACCGCAAAGCCGAGCGCGGCAGAGATCGAGGTGGAGCTATGGGCCGCGCCAAACGGGTCATAAGCGCTTTCCGAGCGTTTGGTGAACCCGCTGATCCCGTCTTTCTGGCGCAGGCTCAACATCCGGTCGCGGCGACCGGTGAGTATCTTGTGGGGGTAGCATTGATGGCTGACATCCCAGATCAGCCGGTCGCGGGGCGTGTCAAACACCGCGTGGATTGCGACGGTCAGTTCAACCACGCCCAGCCCGGCCCCCAGATGCCCGCCGGTCTTGCTGACCGTGGCGATCGTGTCGGCGCGCAGTTCCTCTGCCAGTTGCCGCAATTCCGCATCCGACATCGGTTTCAGATCGGCGGGGCTGTTCACCCGGTCCAGTAGCGGGGTCTGGGGCTGGCTGGTCATAGTCTGGCCTTCTCCCTTCAGGGGCACACTCACATATCCCGGGCGATAATATAGCGGGCCAGCGCCTTCAAGCTCTGCGCTTTCCCGCCATAGGGCTGCAACGCGGTTTCGGCCTCTGCCACCAGATCGGCGGCGCGGGTTCTGGCGCCGTCCAGACCCAGCAGGGATACAAAGGTCGCCTTTCCGGCCCGGGCATCCTTTTGCAGCCGTTTGCCCGCTTTCACCGCATCGCCTTCGATATCCAAAATGTCGTCGGCGATCTGGAAAGCAAGGCCGATGGCCTGCGCGTAACGCCGCAGGGGGGCAGGGTCGGCACGGCCCAGAATGGCCCCGGCCCCGGCTGACCAGGTGATCAGCGCGCCGGTCTTGTTGCCCTGCAAGGTGGTGATGCCCTCAAGCGTCAGCGGCTGGTCTGCGGTTTCCGCCGCGATATCCTGGGTCTGGCCCAGCACCATGCCATTGGCACCGGCGGCCCGCGCCAGGGTTGCCATCAGGGCAAGCCTTTGCCCCTCATCCCCCGCGGCCGGATCGGCCAGCAGATCAAAGGCAAAGCTGTGCAGGGCATCGCCCGCCAGAACCGCCATCGCCTCATCCCATTTCACATGCACCGTCGGCTGGCCGCGCCTGAGATCATCGTCATCCATGCAGGGCAGATCATCATGGACCAGACTATAGGCATGCAGGCATTCCACCGCGCCCGCCGCATAAAGCGCCTGCGGGGCGGGCACATCAAACAGCGCTGCGGCCTCAAGCGTCAGAAACCCGCGCAGGCGTTTGCCGCCATGGGTGGCATAGCGCATGGCCTGAGCCAGCGGCCCCTCGCCAAGCGATGCCATCTGATCTGTCAGAAAGTGCCCGATCCCGGTCCGGGCCTCGCCAAGCGCCTGTTGAAACACTTACAGCCCGTCGGCAGGCGTGGTTCCCGTGGCCTGCCCATCCGCATCCAGCGTGATCTGGGCCACTTTCTCTTCGGCCTCTTTCAGCTTGGCCTCGCAGCGGGCTTTCAGGGCGGCGCCGCGTTCATAAAGTGCAATGGAGGCCTCCAGCGCCACATCGCCCCGGTCCAGCGCGGTCACCACGGTTTCAAGCTCGCGAATGGCGTCTTCAAAGCTCATCTCGTCAATCGGTTTTGGCTCGCTCATCCGTTTTGCTCCATCAACAC from Rhodophyticola sp. CCM32 includes these protein-coding regions:
- a CDS encoding VOC family protein is translated as MTDPATVSRPDGAAELAITFIYFRDLPRAMAFYETVLGLELAIDQGWCKIYRIAGQAHVGLVDESRGMQRASDQKPVQICIRVPDVDAWFDWIESHGVDGLIPTWSNTDLGIRAFAFNDPEGYQIEIQSVLD
- the dxs gene encoding 1-deoxy-D-xylulose-5-phosphate synthase; the encoded protein is MTSQPQTPLLDRVNSPADLKPMSDAELRQLAEELRADTIATVSKTGGHLGAGLGVVELTVAIHAVFDTPRDRLIWDVSHQCYPHKILTGRRDRMLSLRQKDGISGFTKRSESAYDPFGAAHSSTSISAALGFAVARDLGGTPEHGLGDAIAVIGDGALSAGMAYEAMNNAGHLGKRLIVILNDNEMSIAPPTGAMSSYLSRLYAGAPFQELKAAAKGAVSLLPEPLQEGARRAKELLKSATVGGTLFEELGFSYVGPIDGHDMEQVLAVLRTVKARADGPILIHTITEKGKGYHHAEGRADKGHATAKFDVVTGEQTKAPSNAPSYTKVFAQTLIAEAEDDPLITAVTAAMPDGTGLNLFAERFPNRCFDVGIAEQHAVTFSAGMAAGGLKPFCALYSTFLQRGYDQVVHDVALQRLPVRFAIDRAGLVGADGATHAGSYDVAYLSNLPGFIVMAAADEAELIHMVATARAIEDAPSAFRFPRGEGVGVEMPARGDMLEIGKGRMIAEGNRVAILSFGTRLKEVQDAAEALAARGITPTIADARFAKPLDETLILQLARHHEALITIEEGAIGGFGSHVAQLLAEQGVFDTGFKYRSMVLPDIFIDQASPHDMYAVAAMNAGDIEAKVLQTLGVDVIGKRA
- a CDS encoding polyprenyl synthetase family protein, producing MASLGEGPLAQAMRYATHGGKRLRGFLTLEAAALFDVPAPQALYAAGAVECLHAYSLVHDDLPCMDDDDLRRGQPTVHVKWDEAMAVLAGDALHSFAFDLLADPAAGDEGQRLALMATLARAAGANGMVLGQTQDIAAETADQPLTLEGITTLQGNKTGALITWSAGAGAILGRADPAPLRRYAQAIGLAFQIADDILDIEGDAVKAGKRLQKDARAGKATFVSLLGLDGARTRAADLVAEAETALQPYGGKAQSLKALARYIIARDM
- a CDS encoding exodeoxyribonuclease VII small subunit, yielding MSEPKPIDEMSFEDAIRELETVVTALDRGDVALEASIALYERGAALKARCEAKLKEAEEKVAQITLDADGQATGTTPADGL